Part of the Leifsonia sp. Root112D2 genome is shown below.
CGCGTGAGATAAGTTTACGCGAATCTCGGCGTTCAATGCACCGTTTATGACTCGGTGAGATACTCACGCAGCACCACGGCCTGGTTGTGCGCCGCGTCGTGTGCCGAGTAGAGCAGGGTGACGGTGTCGTGCTGCGTGCCGAGAGTGCGCAGCGCCGTCACCGCGTCGTTCGCGTCGAGCTCCACCCGGTAGCGCTCACGAAACTCCTCGTAACGTTCGTCGACGTGCCCGAACCACTTACGCAATTCGTTACTCGGCGCAACATCCCTGGCCCATTCGTCGAGAGCGACCTTCTGTTTCGAGAGCCCCCGCGGCCAGATGCGGTCGACAAGCACCCGAAAGCCGTCGGATGCGTCGGCTGCGTCGTAGACGCGCTTGAGAACAAAGGCCATGCCTTCACTCTGTCACTGCCGCGCAGAAACGGCGAGGGGCTACTTCCTGGCAGCGAGTGGCACCTTGATGGTGAGGCCGGCGGCCACGAAAACCACGGTGCCCACGATGTGCAGA
Proteins encoded:
- a CDS encoding DUF488 domain-containing protein, with the protein product MAFVLKRVYDAADASDGFRVLVDRIWPRGLSKQKVALDEWARDVAPSNELRKWFGHVDERYEEFRERYRVELDANDAVTALRTLGTQHDTVTLLYSAHDAAHNQAVVLREYLTES